From one Dermacentor variabilis isolate Ectoservices chromosome 3, ASM5094787v1, whole genome shotgun sequence genomic stretch:
- the LOC142574936 gene encoding uncharacterized protein LOC142574936 — translation MCANGIVCQLYGPYEGHRQDAGILRDSGLYDKLERLVQGNSYCIYGDHAYPLRPLLMRPYAGAALTRQQELFNKQMSTVREAVEWGFGKTVAEFSFLDLKKNQKLLLQNLRQMYRVGTLLANCHTCIHGSQTGMFFGIRAPELHEYLGI, via the exons ATGTGTGCCAATGGCATTGTTTGCCAACTTTATGGGCCTTATGAAGGGCACAGACAAGACGCTG GTATCCTGCGCGACAGCGGCCTCTACGACAAGTTGGAGCGGCTAGTGCAGGGTAACTCTTATTGCATCTATGGTGACCATGCGTATCCTTTGCGCCCTCTCCTGATGAGGCCTTACGCCGGTGCTGCCCTCACTCGCCAGCAAGAGCTCTTCAACAAGCAAATGAGCACAGTTCGTGAAGCAGTGGAATGGGGATTCGGCAAGACTGTGGCTGAGTTTTCATTCCTTGATTTGAAAAAAAATCAGAAGCTGCTGCTGCAAAACCTTAGGCAGATGTACCGTGTCGGAACTTTGCTTGCGAACTGCCACACATGTATCCATGGAAGTCAAACTGGCATGTTTTTTGGTATCCGTGCACCTGAACTGCACGAATATTTGGGGATCTAA